From Phragmites australis chromosome 5, lpPhrAust1.1, whole genome shotgun sequence, a single genomic window includes:
- the LOC133917866 gene encoding uncharacterized protein LOC133917866, with translation MRRRNIVKQILMDSSSTSSDDDELIVATAFQVHDEDQRLNVRRHGGSVPGHRVIHRGREAGHARLYQDYFSEDPTYGPAIFRRRFRMARSLFLRIVQSVVEHDSYFMQKRNSAGILGLSPLQKITAAFRMLAYGVPADATDEFIRIGESTAIESLKRFVQAVVEVFSDEYLRSPNNIDTARLLEMGEARGFRAEGQAPEVNYTINGHNYTMGYYLADGIYPPWATFMKTITSPQGNKKKLFSQAQEGVRKDVERVFGVLQARFAIVRGPARFWDQETLGQIMTACVIMHNMIIEYEREDFDYDHEPKNFHYDHEGERVIIEDEHTPELSQFMEFIKNNHDIRDRQAHSQLQDDLVEHLWQLYTES, from the exons ATGAGGCGTCGCAATATCGTCAAGCAAATTCTCATGGATTCGTCATCGACCTCATCCGATGATGACGAACTCATTGTTGCTACAGCATTCCAAGTGCACGATGAAGATCAACGTTTGAATGTTCGACGCCATGGCGGTTCCGTGCCAGGACATCGAGTAATTCATCGCGGCAGAGAAGCCGGACATGCGAGACTATACCAAGACTACTTTTCAGAGGATCCCACCTACGGCCCGGCTATTTTTCGGCGCAG ATTTAGAATGGCCCGTTCTCTGTTTCTTCGTATAGTACAATCTGTAGTAGAGCATGATAGCTATTTCATGCAAAAAAGAAATAGTGCTGGGATTCTTGGGTTatctcctttgcagaagattacCGCTGCATTTCGCATGCTAGCTTATGGAGTACCAGCGGATGCTACAGATGAATTTATTCGGATTGGAGAAAGTACTGCTATAGAGAGTCTTAAAAGATTTGTACAAGCTGTTGTGGAAGTATTTAGTGATGAATATCTGAGATCTCCAAATAATATTGATACTGCTAGGTTACTTGAAATGGGAGAAGCAAGAGGTTTTCG GGCCGAAGGACAAGCTCCAGAAGTAAATTACACCATCAATGGTCACAACTATACAATGGGCTATTACTTGGCAGATGGCATATATCCACCATGGGCAACTTTTATGAAGACAATAACATCTCCGCAAGGGAATAAGAAAAAACTTTTCTCGCAAGCTCAAGAAGGTGTTAGGAAGGATGTTGAACGAGTATTTGGAGTTCTACAGGCTCGTTTTGCCATTGTTCGTGGACCAGCAAGGTTTTGGGATCAAGAGACACTCGGACAAATCATGACGGCTTGCGtcatcatgcataatatgataATTGAATATGAGCGGGAAGACTTCGATTACGATCATGAGCCGAAAAACTTCCATTACGATCATGAGGGAGAAAGAGTGATAATTGAAGATGAGCACACCCCTGAGCTGTCTCAATTTATGGAGTTTATTAAGAACAATCATGATATCAGGGACCGACAAGCTCACTCTCAACTTCAAGATGATCTAGTCGAGCACCTATGGCAACTATATACAGAGTCGTAG